One segment of Erigeron canadensis isolate Cc75 chromosome 2, C_canadensis_v1, whole genome shotgun sequence DNA contains the following:
- the LOC122587498 gene encoding CSC1-like protein HYP1, with the protein MILSALLTSVGINLGLCFLFFILYSILSKQPGNADVYAPRLVAEGKLEQRNNFNLERLLPSTSWVSRSWNPSEEELLLRAGLDGVVFMRIIIFSLKVAAFAAVVGLCALLPINYMGSQIFIDFSDLTNKSLESFSISNVNDGSKKLWVHFAAIYIFTAFVCYLLYVEYRYISLKRLAYYYSSEPKPEQFTVLVRGIPKSSTDSLSGSVAKFFSEYYPSLYLSHCMVYHTTKIQKIISDAGKVSRKLAHLKSTQKASQRFGRVGFCGIFGPKVDLLDYYEKKLEDLEEKARKQQSLLSGKEVPAAFVSFKSRLGAAVALHIQQGENPTEWLTERAPEPRDIYWPFFSASFLSRWIGNVVVVFACVILTILFFIPVIIVQGLTNLDQLETWFPFLKDVLNITFISQVITGYLPSLILKMFLYLVPPVMIMLSSIQGYVAHSQIARSACNKMLWFTIWNIFFANALSGSVLYRVNIFLEPKEIPTILAVAVPGQATFFITYVVTNGWTNTSSELFRLMPLVSSYMGRIFSAETGENFEVPSLPYSSEIPSILLFGLLGITYFFLSPLILPFLLVYYCLAYIIYRHQLLNVYSPKFETGGTFWPIVHNATVFSLVLMHIIAVGIFGLKQVPLASALTTPLPIITLLFNSYCRKRFLPVFKGYPAESMIKKDRIDENNPAVSDLHEKLISAYQDPALKPTRFSGRTDGHNAPLLASEV; encoded by the exons ATGATCCTTTCTGCTCTTCTGACTTCTGTCGGAATAAATCttggtttatgttttttattcttCATTCTATACTCCATATTGAGTAAACAACCTGGTAATGCTGATGTATATGCACCACGCTTAGTTGCTGAAGGAAAACTTGAACAGAGAAATAATTTCAACTTGGAAAGGTTACTTCCATCTACCAGTTGGGTGAGCAGGTCATGGAATCCCTCCGAAGAAGAACTTCTCCTGCGTGCCGGTTTAGATGGTGTTGTCTTTATGCGCATTATCATATTCAG TTTAAAAGTAGCTGCTTTTGCTGCGGTTGTTGGCCTATGTGCTCTTCTGCCAATCAATTATATGGGAAGTcagatttttattgatttttctGATCTCACAAACAAGTCTCTGGAATCATTCAGTATTTCAAATGTGAACGATGGATCGAAGAA GTTATGGGTTCACTTCGCTGCGATATACATTTTCACTGCATTTGTATGCTATCTTCTATATGTT GAGTATCGTTATATATCTTTGAAAAGGCTTGCATACTATTACTCATCCGAGCCTAAGCCAGAACAGTTCACTGTACTGGTTCGTGGTATTCCAAAATCGTCTACAGACAGCTTAAGTGGAAGCGTTGCGAAGTTTTTCTCGGAATATTATCCTTCCTTGTATCTTTCACATTGCATGGTGTACCACACTACAAAGATTCAGAAGATAATT AGTGACGCTGGTAAAGTCTCAAGAAAGCTTGCTCATCTGAAGTCAACGCAAAAGGCTTCTCAACGGTTTGGGCGTGTTGGATTTTGTGGAATTTTTGGGCCCAAAGTTGATCTTTTGGACTATTATGAAAAGAAATTAGAAGATCTGGAAGAGAAGGCGAGGAAGCAACAATCATTACTTAGTGGGAAG GAAGTACCTGCTGCTTTTGTATCTTTTAAGTCACGGCTTGGTGCTGCGGTAGCATTACACATCCAACAAGGAGAGAATCCTACAGAGTGGCTTACTGAGCGGGCCCCAGAGCCTCGGGACATTTACTGGCCCTTCTTTTCCGCATCTTTCTTAAGTAGATGGATCGGGAATGTTGTGGTGGTTTTTGCTTGTGTAATTCTTACAATTTTGTTCTTCATACCTGTCATCATAGTGCAGGGTCTCACTAATTTGGACCAGTTAGAGACCTGGTTCCCTTTTCTAAAAGACGTATTGAATAT AACGTTTATAAGCCAGGTCATCACAGGATATCTTCCTAGTCTCATTCTCAAGATGTTCTTATATCTTGTACCACCTGTCATGATTATGTTATCCTCTATTCAAGGCTATGTTGCCCACAGTCAGATAGCGAGAAGTGCATGTAACAAGATGTTATGGTTTACCATATGGAACATATTCTTTGCAAATGCTTTATCTGGATCAGTTTTATATCGGGTTAATATCTTTCTAGAGCCCAAAGAAATACCAACTATATTAGCTGTTGCTGTTCCAGGACAG GCTACATTCTTCATAACGTATGTTGTGACTAATGGGTGGACTAATACATCTTCAGAACTTTTTCGCTTGATGCCCCTCGTTTCCAGTTACATGGGAAGAATTTTTTCGGCTGAAACTGGTGAAAATTTTGAAGTGCCTTCACTTCCTTACAGCAGTGAGATTCCCAGCATTCTCTTATTTGGTCTTCTTGGCATTACATATTTCTTCCTGTCACCCTTAATTCTGCCGTTTCTACTGGTTTACTACTGTCTGGCATACATAATTTACCGTCACCAG TTGCTCAATGTTTATTCACCAAAGTTCGAGACTGGTGGAACGTTTTGGCCAATTGTGCATAACGCTACAGTTTTTTCGTTGGTATTGATGCACATAATTGCTGTGGGGATATTTGGTCTGAAGCAAGTTCCTCTGGCTTCCGCTTTAACTACCCCACTCCCAATCATCACTCTTCTGTTTAATAGCTACTGCCGGAAACGGTTCCTACCAGTATTTAAAGGTTATCCAGCTGAG AGTATGATAAAGAAAGACAGAATTGACGAAAATAATCCGGCAGTGTCTGATTTGCATGAGAAACTAATTTCTGCATATCAAGATCCAGCGTTGAAGCCAACCCGGTTCTCCGGAAGAACCGATGGCCATAATGCCCCACTTCTTGCGTCTGAGGTATGA